The following are encoded in a window of Esox lucius isolate fEsoLuc1 chromosome 14, fEsoLuc1.pri, whole genome shotgun sequence genomic DNA:
- the LOC105021796 gene encoding melanocortin-2 receptor accessory protein 2 — MSEIRNYNQSRPKSEGGSDYVWKYEYYDYDEPVSFEGLKAHRYSIVIGFWVGLAVFVIFMFFVLTLLTKTGTPHQENPELCEKRHRLGNCVVDIRCPQENSLGNEDKAFSRPLLDESHSFFHFYISEEEQGRGSQGARGGGAGCRGGSQRARGRLGGDSSFGLEEMGEMSEAEERGDGGVNSQGRPEEEKSERDNRFLSHHFDIPNFVNSEHSSTLGDDDLRLSEPPVFRDSQSSSQDSRNVVS; from the exons ATGTCCGAAATCCGTAACTACAATCAAAGTCGACCCAAGAGCGAGGGTGGAAGTGATTACGTCTGGAAGTATGAATATTATGATTACGACGAGCCGGTGTCTTTCGAGGGACTCAAGGCTCATCGAT ACTCCATCGTCATCGGCTTCTGGGTGGGACTCGCGGTGTTCGTCATCTTCATGTTCTTTGTTCTCACCCTGCTGACCAAGACAGGGACCCCACACCAAGA AAACCCAGAGCTGTGTGAGAAACGCCACCGCCTGGGGAACTGCGTAGTGGACATCCGCTGTCCACAGGAGAACTCCCTGGGCAACGAGGACAAGGCCTTCTCACGCCCCCTTCTGGACGAATCACACTCCTTTTTCCACTTCTACATCAGCGAGGAGGAGCAGGGCAGAGGGAGCCAGGGAGCGcgtggaggaggagcagggtgTCGTGGCGGGTCGCAGAGGGCCCGCGGGAGGCTGGGCGGTGACAGCTCCTTCGGTTTGGAGGAAATGGGAGAGATGAGCGAGGCCGAGGAGAGGGGGGACGGCGGTGTCAACTCCCAGGGACGACCAGAAGAGGAAAAGTCGGAGAGGGACAACCGTTTCCTGTCGCATCACTTTGACATTCCCAACTTTGTGAACTCGGAGCACAGCTCAACGCTGGGAGACGATGATCTGCGGCTTAGTGAGCCGCCCGTCTTCCGGGACAGCCAATCGAGCAGTCAGGACAGCCGGAACGTTGTCAGTTGA